Proteins from a single region of Flavobacterium sp. YJ01:
- the murB gene encoding UDP-N-acetylmuramate dehydrogenase: MEIQSNFSLKKYNTFGIEASAKQFVAVHSIAELKTVLAENKNEKKFILGGGSNMLLTKDIDALVIHIDLKGKKITKEDDDFVWVESQAGETWHDFVLYTIDNNFGGLENMSLIPGNVGTTPVQNIGAYGTEIKDTFVSCEAMNIETQEMKTFDNAECNFGYRESIFKHEAKDQYIITSVIFKLTKRNHKINTSYGDILAELAKNNISEPTLKDVSNAVIAIRQSKLPDPKELGNSGSFFKNPILLKSDFEKIHQKFPEMKFYEVSETEVKVPAGWLIEQAGFKGKRFGDAGVHKNQALVLVNYGNATGQEILAVSKEVQKTVLEKFGIQIEAEVNVI, translated from the coding sequence ATGGAAATCCAATCCAATTTTTCTTTAAAAAAATATAATACTTTCGGCATTGAAGCCAGTGCAAAACAATTTGTTGCCGTTCATTCTATTGCTGAATTGAAAACAGTTTTAGCAGAAAACAAAAACGAGAAAAAGTTTATTTTGGGCGGCGGAAGCAATATGCTTTTAACGAAAGATATCGACGCTTTGGTAATTCATATCGATTTAAAAGGCAAAAAAATAACAAAGGAAGACGACGATTTTGTTTGGGTAGAAAGTCAGGCGGGCGAAACTTGGCACGATTTCGTACTTTATACCATCGACAATAATTTTGGCGGATTAGAAAATATGTCTCTAATTCCTGGAAATGTCGGTACAACTCCAGTTCAGAATATTGGCGCTTACGGAACCGAAATTAAAGACACGTTTGTTTCTTGTGAAGCTATGAATATAGAAACTCAGGAAATGAAAACTTTCGACAATGCTGAATGTAATTTTGGCTACCGCGAAAGTATTTTCAAGCACGAAGCAAAAGACCAATATATTATAACTTCGGTTATTTTTAAATTGACCAAACGCAATCATAAAATCAATACCTCTTACGGAGATATTTTGGCTGAATTGGCAAAAAATAATATTTCCGAACCAACTTTAAAAGATGTCAGCAATGCTGTAATTGCCATTCGACAAAGCAAATTGCCAGATCCGAAAGAATTAGGAAACAGCGGAAGTTTCTTTAAAAATCCGATTTTATTGAAATCTGATTTCGAGAAAATTCATCAAAAATTCCCAGAAATGAAGTTTTATGAAGTTTCAGAAACCGAAGTAAAAGTTCCTGCAGGTTGGCTGATTGAACAAGCTGGTTTTAAAGGAAAACGTTTTGGCGATGCTGGAGTTCATAAAAATCAGGCTTTGGTTTTAGTAAATTACGGAAACGCAACGGGACAAGAAATTTTAGCAGTTTCCAAAGAAGTTCAGAAAACCGTTCTCGAAAAATTCGGAATTCAGATTGAAGCGGAAGTGAATGTGATTTAA
- a CDS encoding glycosyltransferase, with amino-acid sequence MKRKILFLGESYRADAITWMKGLKEFGDFEIITWELQTPNNSKTNRFKRILEYFFAPISIRKIIKKEKPDMVIAERTTSYGFLAAISGSKTIAIAQQGRTDLWLEESTLYPFKKFIQKYAFEKAHLIHAWGPVMAIHMKASGVDMNKVLVLPKGIDLSIFTPSINNSNKIEAIVTRSLMPEYRHDSILKAFGILHQKGIDFSLTIVGDGTRLHYLKNLAKDLQIENKVIFTGRIPNTELPKLLQQSNIYISMPITEGVSASLFEAMACNCYPVVSDIPGNQSWITHRENGQLITIDDIEMLANELIWSFENAEARNQTIIRNRKFVEENANYDSNMKIISEKYHELINLRDT; translated from the coding sequence ATGAAAAGAAAAATACTTTTTCTTGGAGAATCCTATCGCGCCGACGCCATAACTTGGATGAAAGGCTTAAAGGAATTTGGGGATTTCGAAATTATTACTTGGGAACTTCAAACTCCAAACAATTCGAAAACAAATAGATTCAAACGTATTTTAGAGTATTTCTTCGCTCCTATTTCCATTCGAAAAATCATTAAAAAAGAAAAACCAGACATGGTTATTGCAGAAAGAACTACAAGTTATGGTTTTCTTGCAGCAATATCTGGTTCTAAAACCATTGCAATCGCACAGCAAGGCCGAACCGATTTATGGCTTGAAGAATCTACATTGTATCCTTTTAAAAAATTCATTCAGAAATATGCTTTTGAGAAAGCGCATTTAATTCACGCTTGGGGACCTGTCATGGCAATTCACATGAAAGCATCTGGAGTTGACATGAACAAAGTTTTGGTTCTTCCGAAAGGAATTGACTTATCGATTTTTACTCCTTCTATAAATAATTCAAACAAAATTGAAGCGATTGTAACACGTTCTTTAATGCCAGAATACCGACACGATTCTATTTTAAAAGCTTTCGGAATTTTACATCAAAAAGGAATTGATTTTTCTTTGACGATTGTTGGCGACGGAACAAGATTGCACTATTTGAAAAATTTAGCGAAAGATTTACAAATCGAAAATAAAGTGATATTTACAGGAAGAATTCCGAATACAGAACTTCCTAAATTGTTACAGCAATCGAATATTTATATCAGTATGCCTATTACGGAGGGCGTTTCGGCATCTTTATTTGAAGCAATGGCTTGCAATTGCTATCCCGTGGTTTCTGATATTCCGGGAAATCAAAGCTGGATTACGCATCGAGAAAATGGGCAATTAATTACAATCGACGATATTGAAATGCTTGCCAATGAATTAATTTGGTCTTTTGAAAATGCTGAAGCTAGAAATCAAACGATTATTCGCAATAGAAAATTTGTGGAAGAAAACGCAAATTATGATAGTAACATGAAAATTATTTCGGAGAAATATCATGAATTGATTAATCTACGTGATACTTAA
- a CDS encoding DUF2461 domain-containing protein has protein sequence MLTKESLQFLDDLKRNNNREWFQENKKRYEIFKKDYHQLVSGFLDAMKPLDPSLELLEIKDCTFRINRDIRFSKDKSPYKAHLGVWLSAGAKGANRSGYYVHIEKGASFIAGGFYSPDADELKKVRKEIAFFYDDLQEILNDKNFKKEFGSLDVNENNSLKNPPRGYEKDHPAIEFLKLKSFTATQVYDISEVTKKDFVEKMSKKLIALKPLNHFINRALETEEF, from the coding sequence ATGCTGACTAAAGAATCATTGCAATTTTTAGACGATTTAAAAAGAAACAACAATAGAGAATGGTTTCAGGAAAATAAAAAACGATATGAAATTTTCAAAAAAGATTACCACCAATTGGTAAGTGGTTTTTTGGATGCAATGAAACCACTCGATCCTTCATTAGAATTACTTGAAATCAAAGATTGCACCTTTAGAATTAATCGTGATATTCGTTTTTCTAAAGACAAATCTCCGTACAAAGCACATTTGGGCGTTTGGCTTTCTGCTGGCGCAAAAGGCGCAAATCGTTCAGGATATTATGTTCATATCGAAAAAGGTGCAAGTTTTATTGCCGGAGGATTTTATTCGCCAGATGCTGACGAATTAAAGAAAGTCCGAAAAGAAATTGCATTCTTCTACGATGATTTACAGGAAATCCTAAATGATAAAAACTTTAAAAAAGAGTTCGGAAGTTTAGATGTAAACGAAAATAATTCGCTTAAAAATCCGCCTCGTGGTTACGAAAAAGATCATCCAGCAATCGAGTTTTTAAAATTGAAAAGCTTCACCGCAACCCAAGTTTATGACATTTCTGAAGTGACAAAGAAAGATTTCGTAGAGAAAATGAGCAAAAAACTTATTGCTTTAAAACCTCTAAATCATTTTATCAATCGCGCTTTAGAAACTGAGGAATTTTAA